One window from the genome of Candidatus Eisenbacteria bacterium encodes:
- a CDS encoding T9SS type A sorting domain-containing protein, producing the protein MCETLIPSAVHGGEAAAGPKSYEPLIVQAVPNPFNARVEIRYFVPAADREIEIRIYDIGGRVVYEFPRIRGAPGSGVAVWTGKNAGGSPVSSGIYFVELTSDGFNPRFRKIALLR; encoded by the coding sequence TTGTGCGAGACCTTGATTCCTTCAGCCGTGCACGGTGGCGAAGCCGCGGCCGGCCCAAAGTCCTATGAACCGTTGATTGTTCAGGCGGTTCCGAACCCGTTCAACGCGAGGGTGGAGATCCGGTACTTCGTTCCCGCCGCGGATCGGGAGATCGAGATCCGGATCTATGACATTGGGGGGAGAGTCGTGTACGAGTTCCCGAGGATTCGGGGGGCTCCCGGATCGGGAGTCGCGGTTTGGACGGGGAAGAATGCGGGCGGCAGTCCGGTGTCTTCCGGGATCTACTTCGTGGAGCTGACGAGCGACGGATTCAATCCTCGTTTCAGGAAGATCGCGTTGCTGCGATAA